CGCCGGCGATCACCATGACCCTGTACTTCCTGATCTTCGGCGGGCTCATCGGCTCGCGCGTGGGCGACATGGGCGGCTACAGCTACATGCAGTTCATCGTTCCCGGCCTGGTGATGATGAGCGTGATCCAGAACAGCTACGGCAACATCAGCTCCAGCTTCTTCGGCGCCAAGTTCGGCCGCCACGTCGAGGAACTGCTGGTCAGCCCGATGCCCAACTGGGTGATCCTGTGGGGCTACGTCGCCGGCGCGGTGCTGCGCGGGCTGATGGTCGGCGTGATCGTGCTAATCATCGCCATGTTCTTCACCCCGGTGCGGATCCCGCACCCGCTGGTGACCCTGACCACGGTGCTGCTGGGCGCGACCATCTTCTCCCTGGCCGGCTTCATCAACGCGGTCTACGCGAAGAAGTTCGACGACGTGGCGATCGTGCCGACCTTCATCCTGACCCCGCTGACCTACCTGGGCGGCGTGTTCTATTCGGTCAAGCTGCTGCCCGGCTGGGCCGAGGCCGCCACCCACGCCAACCCGATCTTCTACATGGTCAACGCCTTCCGCTACGGCCTGCTCGGCAGCAGCGACGTGCCGGTGTGGGTGGCCTACAGCCTGATGCTGGGCTTCGTCGCGGTGCTGGCGGCGCTGGCGCTGTGGCTGCTGCGGCGCGGGGTGGGGTTGCGGAGCTGACGCGCCGCGTCCCTAGCGCCCCTGCCCTCCAGGCGGCTTACGCCGCCCCAAGTACGACGCCGCCAGGCGTCGTCGTGACAAGCGGCAACGTCTCGCATCGCCTGAAAAGGCCGCGCCGACACGGCGTGGCAGCGACACAGTGCACAGGCGCTCGCTATTTGGTACGAGCACCTAGTGGACGAAGACGTAGACGCAAGAGACCTACCCTCGCCGGGAGCTGAGCGCACCGCAGTCAGCCGCCATATGTACAGCGCGATACACGCCGCGTCCCGGATTGCAGCCGGTGTCAGGCACCGGCATATCCGCTATGCGTCACAGTCGAATCTGACGAAGCGCACGGCGCGAGTGCACCGAATTCACAATTGTATATTCCGTACGGGAACGCACGCGTCCAAAGTTTGACTCTATAGTGTGATGCGAATCCTGTTAAGCGCCAATTTATTAACGCAAGTTTTCTTGTAACGGCAATATCCCGACGCTACAGTGCACACGTCCGCTACACACCATCTCTTTACTGGACGTAAAGCGCGGGCCGGAGACCAGCTTCGTCTCCGTGAACGACTTCACTTAATGAACCCATGTCGCCACACGTTGCCGCTGGCACGCTTGTGTGTTGCCGGTAATTGGGCGATCGAGCCAAGGAGAGGAATCAGATGAAGATCCAACGCAAGCCCATCCGCTTCGGCCGCAAGCAGCACGGCCAGGGCATGACCGAGTACATCATCATCGTGGCCCTGATCGCGATCGCGGCGATTGGCGTGTTCACGTTCTTCGGCGGCACCGTCCGCAGCCAGGTCGCCGGCATGGCGCAGGAGCTGTCGGGCAAGCAGGACGCCAGCCAGATGATCAACCGCGCTGGCACCAACGCCGGCAAGGCGCAGTCGCAGGCCGACAAAGACAAGGGCATGGCCGCCTACAACGGCAACAAGTAATGCCATTGCCACCATCTGCCCCGAGGCGGGCAGATGGTGGCCTGCCGTCGATCGTGTCGGCAGACGTCTTGTCCGGAATTCTGCGCGTTAGCTAGCTCCCAATCCATGGAACCCGCCGGGTCCGACGCACGCGTCGTGCCCTCGGCGTGGTGTTGCCCGAAGGAAGCCGCATGGTGATCATCGCCGCCGCCAATCCCTCGACCACGACGGTCGCGCCAGGGCCGACCTGTGTCCGTTCCAAAATGCAGGGACAGGCCATGCCGATGGTGCTGGTGTTCCTGATGGTGCTGTGCGTGGGCCTGCTGGTGACCTTCAACACCGGACAGGTGGTCGGCAAGAAGGTCGAACTCACCAATGCCGCCGATGCCGCGGCGTACAGCATCGCCGTCGAGCAGGCGCGCGCGCGCAATTTCGCGGCCTATCTGAATCGTGGACGCGTCGCCAACGAGGTGGCGGTCGCGCAGATCGTCAGTCTGAACTCCTGGCTGACCATGGTGCACTCATCGTCGGTGCACTTCGAGAAGGTCGTAGAGGTCGCGGAAGTCTTGCTGTTCTGGGTGCCGGCCCTTGGTGAAGTCCTAATCGGCGTCGATCGCGCGATGACGGTGATCAACAGGACGCTCAAGATATTTCGCCAAACCTTTCTGCGGGCAGCGGACACCACCATCGGCATATTGGATCAAGCACTCGACCATCCCTACGCGCTGGCCGCCGAGGCGGCGGTGGGCGACCTCACGTCGGAGGCCAACGTCTTCGCCATGGCCAGCAAGGTCGTCAAGGACAATGTGCCCGATGCCGATCTGACCGTGGTCGGCAAGGGCGTTCTGGCCAAGAACGTGCTTTCCGCAGGCAATCAGCTGGAAAGCTATACCCCAGGCGAACGCCGCGGCCTGACCAGCACCAACAAGGGCGGCGAGCGCTATCGCAATGTGGTGATGGCGTCGCGCGATACGTTCACGCGCGCACGCGACGGCACGGCGTTCGGCATCTTCAACAACAATGGCGGCACCGACATGGTCGAGTACGACCGGTGGTCGGCCGTGGACACCTTCCAACTCAAGCTTCCGCTGCTTGTCACCACCCTCAAGATTCCGATCGGCTGGGCGGGCACCCAGGCGGTCGACAATCGCAAACCCAACTTCTTTCCCGGGATGAACAACGGGCGGGGATGGCAATCGCCCTACGAAAACAATCGCACCTATCGGGCCTACAACGGCACCAAGCGCAGCGACATCGCCGGCGCATTCATCGAAGGCGACCCAGCCGTCCTCCCGGACTTCAAACGCAACCAAGCTTTCATCAACAGCTATCGTTACGGCATCAGCCCTCGCTATCGGGACGTCAAGGACGCCTACTCGCAGCAGCCCGAGGGCGCCAATGCCGGGCCGATCTACACCGTCGAAGTCGGCACCCGGGTCGACAAGGCGCGCACCAGCTCGGCGCTGAAGATCGGCAGTGGACGGATGCAGCTGAAGGATCAGGCGCGCGGCGAGCAATTGCGCGCGATGGCCAGTGCGCAGGTCTATTTCAATCGTCCCTACGAACTCAGCGCCTTCCGGCGCTCGGTGTGGGGCAGAGGCGACAGCAAGTTCGAAAAAGGCAGCCTGTTCAGTCCGTATTGGCAGGCGCGCCTGGTGCAAACCCCCATTTCCGACCGAACACTCCTGGTGACCGCTCCATGATGTTATTGACCAACCGATCCCGCGCGCTGGCGCTTGCTTGCATGGCCTCGCTGGCGTTCACCGCCGGCTGCCAGTCGCACGACGCGACCGAGGGCGGCAACGGTGGTGGGGATTCCTCCTCGGAAAGCGGGGTCAAGTCGCTGCCCGCCCTCCATGTCGTGCTGACCTGGGAGTCGCGCATGGGAGGCGAAAACCTGGAGCGCAAGAACTATCAGGCGAAGCTGGAAGCCTGCCGTGGCTCCGGCATGCCCACGCGTGCGCTTTCGCCGCAGGACGAAGCCAAGCTGGGAACCGGCGAGGTCGAGATCATGATCGACGCACATCGGCAGTTCGCGCATCAGGTCAGCTGGACCCTCGACGCCGATGACGACAGCGCGCAGGGCGCCTGCATGGTCAAGCTCGAGGAGCACACGGACAAGGACACCATCCAGGACACCAACGGCATGTATCTGCCGATCGACAGCAGCACGCGCACGCAGGAACGGCAGACCGTCCAGGCCATCGGCTGGAAGCTCGCTGGCGACGCCCAGGTCAAGGGGCAGCCCTGCACGCGCTGGGAGAACGGCAAGCAGGACGTGTGCATGTGGTCGGGCGGCAGCAAGTGGGGCTTTTCCGAGTCGCCAGGCGATGCGGCCGGCTGCACGATCGATGGCGCCGGCGCCTATCTGCAGGCCATTCCGCTGGAGGCCAAGCCGCTGCAGGGCGGCAACGGCTGCGTGCTGCAGGTCAAGTCGTTCAGCCTCGGCAGCGGTCTGGTTCCTTCCAACGTGGCGGGTGAGAAGGAAGAAAACTAGGAGGACACGGCATGAAGACGACGCTCTTTGCACCAGCGCGCAGGATGCGCGGACAGGGGATGGTGGAGCTGGCGGTCTGTGCCGCTGTGCTGGTGCCGCTGTTCCTGCTGATCCCGGTTGTCGCCAAGTTGGGGCACGGCAAACAGATGGCGATGCAAGCGGCACGCAACGCCGCCTGGGAAGCGAGCGTGGCCAAGAACTATCAGCCGGCCAGCCGCGCCGCGCTGCAAGGCAAGGCGCTCGACCGCAACTTTGCCGATGCCGACGCGCCGATCACCAGCCGCACATCCGGCGCCAGCGGCGGTGCGTTCGCCGATCAGATGCTCAATACCTTCTCGAACCAGAAGCTGCTGGAAAAACGCGACCTGTCGATCACGCGTACAGCGAACAGGGGCTCTCCCGGCTACGTCGACGAGGCGGCCCAGTTGCTACCGAAGAACTATTTCGACAATGCCTTCCCGCCCAACAAGAGCGGCTATGTCACGGCGGAAGTGACGCTGAACTATCGCGACCTGAAGACCGCGGACGGTCGACCCGCGCACTTTCTCGAGCCGTTGGACAACCTCGATCTGGCCGACAAGCGTCACCAGACGTTGCTGACCGATGCCTGGAATGCCTCCGGTCCGCGCAGCGGTGCACGTAGTGTGATCGCCACGGTGCGTCCCTTGGCGCCGGTCTCCTACTTCGATGGGCTGGACCGGGTCTTCGACGTGCTGAAGCCTTTGACCCCGATCCTGCCCATGGTTGGCTCTCTCGGCGATCTCGAGCTGGGCGCGATCGAGCCGGATGTCGTGCCTGCAGACAAGCTCGCCAACTACCCGGTCAAGCCGGGCAAGCCATGAGTCCGCGCGTTTCCCACCGCATGCTCGCTGGCGGGCTTGGCGCGCTCTTGTCGACGGTCGCGGCGCAGCAGGCGCATGCGCTGGACTGGCCGGAAGTCCCGGTCCCCGAGCAGGCCTCGGGCGAGATCGTATCCGAGCACATGCTCTACAACGGCATCGCCATGCGGGCCAGTCGCTTCCGTGTCGCCGAATCGCCGAAGCAGGTCGAGCAGTTCTATCGGAAGGAGTGGGGCAACGCCGTCGTGACCACCCCAATGGGCAACAAGACCGTGCTTGGGCACATGACCAGGGACGGCTATTACATCACCGTGGAACTGAGTGGCGATGCCAATCGCACGCAGGGCCAGATCGGCGTCATGGAAGTTCCCAAGAAGGATCTTCCCGCCGACAACGTCGGCAAGGGCTTCGGCCGGCTGCCCGAGACACAGGTCGCCGAGGACATCGTCTACATGGACACGCCGCGTCATGTCAGGACGCTGAGCATGCTCAACCGCTATACGCCGCTGCAGAACCAGCAGTACTACGCACGGTATTTCGCCGGGCAGGGCTTTGCGCGCGATGGCTCGTCCTCGGCCTGCACCGCGAGCAGTCCGCACTGCGTCTCCCGCTTCACCCGGCAGGACGATCGCGTCACCGTGACCTCGAGCCGCGGGCAGACCGGCACCGTGATCGTGGCGGTGGTTGAATGAACGCGCATGCCCTGTCCTGCCAGCGCCTGCAGCGCGGCCAGTCCACGATCGAGTACACGGTGGTGGTGATGGCGCTGGTGATCGTGCTGATCGCCAAGCCCGACGTGATCACCGACGTGGTGACAGCCCTGAAAGATCTCTATGCCGCCTTCGTCTACGCCATCTCGGCGTCCGACGTGCTGGTGGGGTGATCCCTCTTCCCTCGCGATGACCTGCCCGACGGCGCCTCTTCAATGCAGAAACCCAAACTCAGCAAGAACGTCCTTTTCATCCTGGTCGCGGTGGTCATGGCCGGCCTGGCCGCCTTCATCGCGGTCAGCTACATCCGCACCACCGTCGCCGAACGCACCCAGGACAACCGGCCGATGGTCGACGTCGCCGTGCCGGTGAACGATCTGCCGCAGGGGGCGATCCTGCAGGGCAGCGATCTGGCCCTGCGCACGATCCCGGCCGAGTTCGCGCCCGCCGATGCGGTCACGCCCGACAACCACGCCCAGTTCGAAGGCAGGATATTGCGTGCACCGGCACGGGGCGGCGCGCCGTTGAGCGCCAGCGCCCTGGTTCCGCTGTACGACCAGTTCTCGCGGCTGATTCCCAAGGGCAAGGTCGCCTACACGATGAGCGTGGACGAGAACAATTCGATCTCGGGCATGATCGCGCCGGGCGACCTGATCGACATCTTCTTCGTCAAGGACGCCTCCACCGGCAGCAATGGCGCCGCCGGCAGCCAGGCATCGGGCGCGCAGGTGTTCCCGCTGCTGCAGAAGATCAAGGTGCTGGCGGCCGGCAGCCGCATCGGCGAGACGGCGCCGAAGGAAGGCGAGGAATCCAGTACGTCCACCGGCTTCTCCAGCGTCACCCTGGAGCTGGACCAGTATCAGGCCAAGCAGCTCGCCGTCGCCTCCAAGGTGGGCGCGGTGCGCGTCCTGCTGCGCGAAGTGCAGGACACCTCGCCCGGCGCGGCGACGGGCATGAGCGAGAGTCAGTTGTTGCGGTCGCTGGGATCGGGCGATCCGGCAAACACAGGCAGCGGAAGCAGCCGCGTAGAGTTCATCATTGGCGGAAAGGGTTAAGCATGACGCAAGCAACACGCCGTCGCAGGAGCAAGGCCGGGACATCGGCGCCATGGTTGGCCGGCTTGCTGCTGGCGGGCATCGGGGGATGGAACGCATCGGCACAACAGGCCGCCACCACTGCTGCGGCATCACGGCCTGCCGCGCGCGCGCCGGCGACCACGCCAGCAGCGCCGCCGGCGACCGGGCAGGCAGCGGATGCCCCGTCGGCAGAACAGGCGCGACTGATGGCGCAAGGACGCCAGGTCGACCAGCTCAAGCAGACGGTGGAATCGCAGATCCAGGAACTGGGCAACGGCAACGCCTCGTCGGGCGGTGGCGGCGTCGCGTTGGCCGGCGACAAGAAGCCCTCGGTCGCCCCGTTGATCCAGCCGTCGCAAAGCATCTACGCCGGCGAAGCCGTGGTGCGGCGGGTTCCCGGTACGCTGCGCCGCATCGCGGTCGGCGACGGCGAGGTCCTGAGCGTCTTCTCGGTCGGCAAGTCCGAACTGGTCATGATCGGCACCAAGCCCGGCGAGACCAACGTCCACCTGTGGATGGCCGATGGCAGCCAGCGCGACGTCAACGTGACGGTCGGTGGCAGCAAGTCCGAAGGCGCGGCCGAGACCGTGCGCGAACTGCTGGGCAATACGCCGGGCGTCACCGTGCGGGCCATTGGCTCCAATGTGGTGATCTCGGGCAACGACGTGGATGCCGCCACCACGGCCAAGATCCAGGCCTTGCAGAAGATCTATCCGCAGGTGCTGAACTTCGCCGGCGCCGACCCGGTCGGCATGCGGCCGATGGTGCAGATGGACGTGTCGATCATGGAGTTCAACAAGAACGCTGTGGAGGACCTGGGCATCCGCTGGGACAGCACCATCGACGGTCCGATCGGCGGCCTGATCCGCGACGTGACCACCAATAATTATTTCCGCGTGCTGCCGCAGGACAACCAGACCTTCCAGGACATCAAGGATCAGTTGCCCACCAAGCTGCCCGGGCCGCAGGGCTACTTCGGTATCGCCACCACGATCGCCTCGAAGATCAACCTGCTGATGAGCCGCGGCAAGGCCTGGGTGCTGGCGCAGCCCAAGCTGAGCGCCAAGAGCGGCAGCAACGCGACCTTCCTGGTCGGTGGCGAAGTGCCGATCGTGGTGCCGTCGATCCTCGGCCAGACCCAGATCGAGTACAAGGAATACGGCATCCGCCTGAACATCAACCCGTCGGTCAACTCGTCCAATCAGGTGAATACCTCGATCATGGCCGAGGTCAGCCGGATCGATCCATCGGTGTCGGTACAAGGTGTGCCTGGCTTCCTGACGCGGCGCGTCGAGACCGAACTGAACGTCAATGCCGGCCAGACCATCGTCATCTCCGGGCTGCTCGATCGGGAAGCCTCCAAGGCGGTGGACAAGCTGCCGCTGCTGGGCGACATCCCGATCCTGGGCAAGCTGTTCCGCTCCGATGGCTTCCGCGGCAACAAGACCGAACTGGTGATCTTCGTGACCCCGCGCATCGTCAGCCCGACCTCGCCGGAGAACCTGCAGGATCTGCAGCGCGCCCAAGGGATCGAAAAGGAGTTGCAGGACGAAATCAGCCCCCGCCAAGACAAGTTGATCAAGTAATCCACCCCACGGAGCGCAAGGTTCACCGCCATGTTCACAGTGCTGATCAATACGCCAGGAGGCGACACGCGCCAGGTCAAGTGCATGCACCGCGAGTGCGGCATCGGCCGCGCCGATGCCAACCTGGTGATGCTGCAGGGCTGGAACATCGCCGGCAAGCACGCCACCCTGCTGCGCGAGGACGACGGCGTGTTCATCCTGCCCCTGGGCGGGCGCGAGCCAATCACGCTCAACGGCAAGGTGGTGCTGGCCAAGCAGGGGCCGATCGACGGCAAGGACGAGATCCGCATCGGCCAGTACATGCTGAAGGTCAGCGGCGACGATGCACGCATCGTCCGGCAGACGCCTGCCGCCAACGACGGCGCGGCGGTCAGGGCCACGGAAGCGCCCGCGGCAACCACCGAGGCCGCGTCCGACCGCCAGGCGGCGGCGCCCGCCGCGACAGACATGGTGGTGGCTGGCCCGCCGCCGTCGGACATCGCCACTTGGCGCACCAAGCTGCACATGGCGCTGGTGCGGCAGATGGACCTGCGGCGCATGGACGTACGCAGCATGGACGACAGCGCGCTGCGCGACAGCACCATCAACCTGATCGACGACATCCTCAAGCGCGAGTTCAGCGATCTGCCGGCCGACATCAGCCCGCGCAGGCTGGCCAAGCAGGTGCTGGACGAGGCGATCGGACTGGGACCACTGGAAGACCTGATCGACGATCCGACCGTCACCGAAATCATGGTCAATTCGCACGATGACATCTTCATCGAGCGTGCCGGGCGCATCCAGAAGTCCGAGGTGGTGTTCTCCAACGAACGTGCCTGCCTAGCCGCGATCGAACGCATCGTTACGCCCCTGGGGCGGCGTATCGACGAAAGTTCGCCGCTGGTCGACGCGCGCCTCAAGGACGGTTCGCGCGTCAATGCGGTGATCCCGCCGGTCGCGCTGCGCGGCCCCAGCATCAGCATCCGCAAGTTCGCCACGCGCCGGCTGATGGGCGAGGACCTGCTGAAGTTCGGCTCGCTGAACCAGCCGATGCTGGACTTCCTGATTATGGCCGTGCGCGAGCGCCGCAACATCGTGGTGTCCGGCGGTACCGGCTCGGGCAAGACCACCCTGCTGAACATCCTGTCCAACTTCATCCCGGACGGCGACCGCGTGGTCACCATCGAGGATGCGGCGGAACTGAAACTGGTCCAGCCCAACCTGGTGGCGCTGGAAGCGCGCCCGCCCAACATGGAGGGCAAGGGCCAGATCACCATCCGCGACCTGGTCAAGAACGCGCTGCGCATGCGCCCGGACCGCATCGTCGTCGGCGAGTGCCGCGGCGGCGAATGCCTGGACATGCTGCAGGCGATGAACACCGGCCACGAAGGCTCGCTGACCACCGCGCACGCCAACAACCCGCGCGAGACGCTCTCGCGCCTGGAGGTGATGGTGATGATGGCCGGCATGGAGCTGCCGATGACGGTGGTGCGCGAGCAGATCGCGTCGGCGGTCAACCTGATCGTGCACCAGCGCCGCTATCCCTGCGGCTCGCGCAAGGTCAGCCACATCACCGAAATCACCGGCATCGAAAGCGGCACCATCCAGATGCAGGACCTGTTCCTGTTCAAGCCCACCACCTACCATGGCCCCGACGGCAAGGTCGCCGGTAACTTCGTTGCGACCGGTGCAGTGCCCGAGTTCTACGAAGAGCTCGCCGAGCGCGGCGTGTCGGTGGATCTGGGCATCTTCCGCAACCAGGGAGGCGCGCGCTGATGGGCCTGTGGCTGATCGCCCTGCTGGTGTTTGCCGGAACCGCGATGGCCATCCTGCTGATCGCGCGCTCCAGCGAGCAGTTCCTGAAGCGCTACCGCGAAAGCTTCATGGACCAGGCCCGCATGAACCTGGCGGACATGTTCCTGTTCCTGGATCCGGCCCAGGTCTACATGATCAGCGCCGTGGTGATGGTGGTCATCCCGCTGCTGGTGTGGATGCTGACCGGCAGCCTGGTCATCGCGGTGCTGATCGGCATCTTCCTGATCTTCGCCCCGCGCAAGGTCTACGCGTTCCTGCGCAAGCGTCGGCTGGAGAAGATCCAGGAGCAGCTTCCCGACGCGCTGCAGATGCTGTCCAGCAGCCTGCGCGCCGGCGTCGGCTTTGCGCCGGCGATGGAAGTGCTGGTCCACGACGGCCAGCCGCCGCTGGCGCAGGAACTGGCGCTGGTGCTGCGCGAACAACACATGGGGCTGCGCGCCGAGGAAGCGATGGAGAACTTCAGCAAGCGCGTGCCCATCACCGATGCGGAGCTGTTCGTCTCGGCGGTGAATATTTCGCGTGAGGTCGGCGGCAATCTGGCCGAGACCCTGGCGACACTGGCAGAGACGCTGCGCCGACGCCTGACCATGGAGAAGAAAGTGAAGTCGCTGACCGCGCAGGGCCGCCTACAGGGCATCGTCATGGCGATGCTGCCGGTGTTCCTGATCGGCTACCTCAGCGTGATGTATAGCGAAACCATGCAGCCGATGTTCCACAGCTGGCACGGCTGGGTGGTGATCACCATCTGCCTGGTCATGGAATACCTGGGCTACCGTCTCTGCAAGAAGATCATGACGATCGACGTATGACCTGGATGCTCGCCCTCGTCGCGCTTCTCGCTGCCGGCGCCGTCGCGCTGGTGGTCATCGGCACGCGCGGGGTGATCCGCGAAGTCGAACTGGAGGACCGCACCTACTACGATCCGCTGCCGCGGCTGATGCAACTGATGTGGCCGTTGGTGACGGTGCTGACCCGGCGCATCGCGCCGCGCCTGAGCGTGGCGCAACTGGAACAGACCCACCGCCAGTTGCAGGCCGCCGGCCAGGACTACACGCTGACACCGGAAGAGTTCTACGGCCTGCGCATGGCCAGCGCGCTGGTGGTGATCGCCTTCTTCCTGCTGTGCACCGGCATGCTCGGCCACCTGGGCATCGGTTCGGGCCTGATGTGCGTGCTGTTCGGCGGCGTGCTGGGCTGGCTGTATCCCGCACTGTGGCTGGGCGAGCGGCGCAAGGCGCGGCAGAAGACCGTGGTGCGCGACCTGCCGGTCTATCTGGACTTCATCACCATGTCGGTCGAGGCCGGCCTGAACGTCACCGGCGGCATCGAGCAGGCGGTCGCCAAGGGACCGGCCGGCGCACTGTCGCAGGAGTTCTCGCGCATGCTGCGCGATCTGCGCGCCGGCCTGCCGCGCGCCGAGGCGCTGCGCCGCATGGCCGAGCGCATGGACATCGCGCAGATCACCAGCTTCACCAGTGCGCTGATCCAGGCCGACAAGGTCGGTGCCAACCTCAGCGACACCTTGCGCGCGCAGGCCAACCAGCGCCGCGAGGAACGCTTCCTGCGCGCCGAGAAGCTGGCGCTGGAAGCGCCGGTGAAGATGATGCTGCCGCTGGTGATGTTCTTCTTCCCGCTGATCTTCCTGTTCCTCGCCTACTTCATCTACTTGAAGATGCTGCAGGAGGGGATCCTGTGAAGCGTGGATGCATCGAGCGCAGCGCCGGCGCCCCGATCCCGCAGGTGTGGGCGGCCGATACCTGGTGGTCGCGTGCGCGTGGCCTGCTGGCGCGCCCGGCACTGGCCACGGACGGCTCGGAGGCCTTGCTGATCCGTCCCTGCGCCAGCGTGCATACCATCGGCATGGGCTACCCGCTGGATCTGGTGTTCCTGGGCCGCGACGATGTGGTGCTGGAGTGGCGCGAGAACGTCAGGCCGTATCGCACGGCGATGTGCCGCCGTGCCGCGACCACCATCGAGTTCCATGGCGGTGCGCTGGACCGTCTGCAACCGCAACGCGGCGAACACTGGCACTGGCGCGCCACCGCGCCGGCGCCTTCCTCTCCGGGAGCCCGCTCATGAATGCACGCGTCCGCACACTCCGCAGTCGCACGTCGATGCGCGGCCAATCCATGGTGGAACTGGTGATCATCACGCCGGTGCTGCTGTTCCTGTTGCTTGCGGTCATCCAGGCGGTGCTGCTGTACCGCATGAAATCCACGCTCGATTACGCCGCGCTGATGGCGGCGCGCGCGGGTGCGGTGAGCGGAGTGGACCGCATGGAGATGCGCAAGGGCTTCGCCAAGGGCATGATGCCGCTGTACGCCCACGACACCGGCCAGGCCGCGCTCGAAGTGGCATACGCCAAGGCATTCGCCGACCTCACCCTGCACGGCCACATCACCGTGATCAATCCCACGCGGGCCGCGTGGAGCAACTTCCGCGAACGTCAGTACAACGGCCAGTACGCGTTGCCGAACGACACGCTCGCCTATCGCAGCGATGCGATCGGCAGCAGCGGCGTCAATGTGCAGGACGCCAACATCCTCAAGATCAAGGTGGTCTACGACGCGCCACTGGTGGTGCCCTTCGTCGGCTGGGTGCTGGGCGGGAAATCGCAGTACCTGAAAGCAGGTACGTTCGAAGCCTCTCCGCTGCAGCCGCTCACCGGACGCCTGCCCATCGAGAGCTATGCGATCGTGCGCATGCAGTCGCCGATCTACACGCAAGGCAACCTCGACAAGTGATGCCCCGTCTCGCGCTGCTGGCGTGCGTTGCACTGCTGTCCCAGATCATTGCCGGCTCGGCGTGCGCCGAGGACGCCGCGTTCTCCGGCGTGGCGCAGGTCAGCACCAACGAACTTGGCGGCCTGAGCCGGATCCAGCCGCGCGGTGCGGTGCAGCCGGCGACGGTGTTCTTTCGCGACGACGCGTTGCGGATCCAGTTCCAGGATGCCGGCGGTCGGTCGTATGCGCTGATCCTGGCAAAGGGTGCGCCCACCGGCTGGATCGTGGGCCAGCAAGGGGGTGCCATGCCCGTTCCCGGCATGCGCTGGCCGCTACGCTTCGATCCAGAGCAACCCTGCGCGGGACTCGGCATGTTCGCCGACTGCCAGCGTGGCGACAGCGGCCTGCGCGCGGGCCGCGACGCGGTGCAATGGCGGTACCGCCTGGCCAATCCGGATGGGCCGGGCAGAACCCGGCAAGGCACGATGTGGCTGGACCGCGAGACCGGCCTGGTGCTCGCCTATCGCGGCAAGACCGGACTGGAACAGCAACAGCACTGGGACATCCAACGCGTCGACTATGGCCCGCAGCCGGATGCCTTGTTCCAGCCGCCCGACCTCGCGCACTGATCCCGCGTCACCTGCAATCCATGCGCACGTCGCCCACTCTTGGTCGACGCGGATTCATGGTTCTGCAGCAAGATCGGCCGATCGCGCCGTTACACTAGATTGGTTCGTCCCCCGACAAGGAGTATCTCCGTGAAAAGAGCAGTAGCGGCGACGTTGGCCCTGGCCGCCATCGCAAGCCTGAGCGCCTGCAAGAAGCATGAGCAGCCCGCGCATC
This genomic stretch from Xanthomonas sacchari harbors:
- a CDS encoding ATPase, T2SS/T4P/T4SS family, whose amino-acid sequence is MFTVLINTPGGDTRQVKCMHRECGIGRADANLVMLQGWNIAGKHATLLREDDGVFILPLGGREPITLNGKVVLAKQGPIDGKDEIRIGQYMLKVSGDDARIVRQTPAANDGAAVRATEAPAATTEAASDRQAAAPAATDMVVAGPPPSDIATWRTKLHMALVRQMDLRRMDVRSMDDSALRDSTINLIDDILKREFSDLPADISPRRLAKQVLDEAIGLGPLEDLIDDPTVTEIMVNSHDDIFIERAGRIQKSEVVFSNERACLAAIERIVTPLGRRIDESSPLVDARLKDGSRVNAVIPPVALRGPSISIRKFATRRLMGEDLLKFGSLNQPMLDFLIMAVRERRNIVVSGGTGSGKTTLLNILSNFIPDGDRVVTIEDAAELKLVQPNLVALEARPPNMEGKGQITIRDLVKNALRMRPDRIVVGECRGGECLDMLQAMNTGHEGSLTTAHANNPRETLSRLEVMVMMAGMELPMTVVREQIASAVNLIVHQRRYPCGSRKVSHITEITGIESGTIQMQDLFLFKPTTYHGPDGKVAGNFVATGAVPEFYEELAERGVSVDLGIFRNQGGAR
- a CDS encoding type II secretion system F family protein, with translation MGLWLIALLVFAGTAMAILLIARSSEQFLKRYRESFMDQARMNLADMFLFLDPAQVYMISAVVMVVIPLLVWMLTGSLVIAVLIGIFLIFAPRKVYAFLRKRRLEKIQEQLPDALQMLSSSLRAGVGFAPAMEVLVHDGQPPLAQELALVLREQHMGLRAEEAMENFSKRVPITDAELFVSAVNISREVGGNLAETLATLAETLRRRLTMEKKVKSLTAQGRLQGIVMAMLPVFLIGYLSVMYSETMQPMFHSWHGWVVITICLVMEYLGYRLCKKIMTIDV
- a CDS encoding type II secretion system F family protein — protein: MTWMLALVALLAAGAVALVVIGTRGVIREVELEDRTYYDPLPRLMQLMWPLVTVLTRRIAPRLSVAQLEQTHRQLQAAGQDYTLTPEEFYGLRMASALVVIAFFLLCTGMLGHLGIGSGLMCVLFGGVLGWLYPALWLGERRKARQKTVVRDLPVYLDFITMSVEAGLNVTGGIEQAVAKGPAGALSQEFSRMLRDLRAGLPRAEALRRMAERMDIAQITSFTSALIQADKVGANLSDTLRAQANQRREERFLRAEKLALEAPVKMMLPLVMFFFPLIFLFLAYFIYLKMLQEGIL
- a CDS encoding DUF192 domain-containing protein, with the translated sequence MKRGCIERSAGAPIPQVWAADTWWSRARGLLARPALATDGSEALLIRPCASVHTIGMGYPLDLVFLGRDDVVLEWRENVRPYRTAMCRRAATTIEFHGGALDRLQPQRGEHWHWRATAPAPSSPGARS
- a CDS encoding TadE family protein, with the translated sequence MRGQSMVELVIITPVLLFLLLAVIQAVLLYRMKSTLDYAALMAARAGAVSGVDRMEMRKGFAKGMMPLYAHDTGQAALEVAYAKAFADLTLHGHITVINPTRAAWSNFRERQYNGQYALPNDTLAYRSDAIGSSGVNVQDANILKIKVVYDAPLVVPFVGWVLGGKSQYLKAGTFEASPLQPLTGRLPIESYAIVRMQSPIYTQGNLDK